Part of the Cereibacter sphaeroides 2.4.1 genome, GCTTCATCCGGCTCCGACCCGTGACGCAGCTCGCCGCTCTCGCCGGCGGCACGCTCCTCGTAAGCTGGACGATCCTCGCCACCTCCATCGTGCTGATGGACTCGGTGACCGCGGGCGGCACCCGCGACCAGACCCAGCGCCAGCAGGCGCTCTACGAATCCCGCCTCAATGCCCTCTCCGCCGACCGCGACCGCCGCGCCGACGAAGCCGTGCGCGCGCAGGAGCGGTTCAACCTCGCGCTCGCCGAGGTCTCGAAGATGCAGACGGCGCTCCTCGCCACCGAGGATCGCCGCAAGGAACTCGAGACCGGCATCGAGGTGCTGCAGGACACGCTGATCCGCACCATCAAGGAACGCGACGACGCCCGCGAGGAGTCCGAGCGCGTGACGGTCGCGCTGGCCGAACAGACCGGCTCGGCGCGCACCGACGGCTCGCGGATGGCCGATGCCGAGGCGACGCTCGACCAGCTGTCCTCCACGCTCGCGGCCACCGCCCGCCAGCGTGACGACATGGCCAATGCCGTGCTCTTGGCCAAGGAAGAGACCGAGGAGGTCCTGCAGGAGAAGGCCGAGCTTCAGGCGCGCAACGACCTCATCTTCGGCCGGCTCGAGGAAGCGGTGACCGTCTCGATGGAACCGCTCGACAAGATGTTCCGCGCCGCGGGCCTCTCGACCGACTCGCTGCTGAAGCAGGTGCGCCGCGGCTATTCGGGTCAGGGCGGCCCACTCTCGAAGCTGACGGTCTCGACAATGGGCGGCGGCGATCTCACCCCCGAGGAGCGCCGCGCCAACGAGATCCTGAACGGGCTCGACCGCATGAACCTCTACCGGCTCGCGGCCACCAAGGCGCCCTTCTCGATGCCGGTCAAGACCGCCTTCCGCTACACCTCGGGCTTCGGCGGGCGCAACGACCCGTTCGGGCGCGGCAACCGCCGCCACGAGGGCATCGACATGGCCGGCGCGAGCGGCAGCCCGATCTATTCCACCGCCGACGGCGTGGTGATCCAGGCGGGCACGGCCAGCGGCTATGGCAAGGTCATCAAGATCCGCCACGAGTTCGGCATCCAGACCGTCTACGGCCACCTGTCCCGAATCCGGGTGGAGAAGGGACAAAGGGTATCGCGCGGCGACCGGATCGGTGATATGGGCTCAACAGGCCGGTCCACCGGCACCCATCTTCACTATGAGGTCCGCGTGGACGGCTCGCCCGTCAACCCGATGACCTTCATCAAGGCGGCGAAAGATGTTTTCTAAGAGCAGAATCAACGAGCCCGGTCCCAAACAGGGCGAGGCCGAAAGGCCGAAGAATCAGGAAGCTCCCGTGCAGAAACCCTCGACCGACTTTGCGCCCGGCGCGCCGAAACCCAAGCCTTCCGCCTCGGTCCTGTCGTCTGACCTGACGGTGGTGGGCAACCTGCGCACGACCGGCGACATTCAGGTCGAAGGCACGGTCGAAGGCGACATCCGCGCGCACCTGCTGACCGTGGGCGAGAGCGCCACGATCCGCGGCGAGATCGTGGCGGACGACATCGTGGTCAATGGCCGCGTCATCGGCCGCGTCCGCGGCCTGAAGGTGCGCCTGACCTCGACCGCCCGCGTCGAGGGCGACATCATCCACAAGACCATCGCCATCGAGTCGGGCGCCCATTTCGAGGGCTCCGTTCAGCGGCAGGAAGATCCGCTTCAGAGCGGCAAAGGCGGCGCCTCCGCGGCTCCGCAGGCGGCCCCGGCCCCGCAGGCCACCAAACCCGCCGATCTCTGATCCGTCTTCGCCGTCGGACCGGCACGACCAGGGGCGCCCATCGGGCGCCCTTTTGCATGGCAGCGGCTGTCGGTTCCCACGGCCTCTCTCCGACGCCGGCCGGCCCGTCCCCGCGCCAGATCGGGACATCGACTTCGCCCCAGCCCGGCGGGTGCAGGCAATCCTCCGGGCCACCCTGGGGCGGCCCGGCGCAGATCAGTCGAGCGCCAGGCGATAGAGATGCCAGGTCGCATGGCCCAGCACCGGCAGGGCAATCAGCAATCCGAGAAATCCGGGCAGCATGGCGAAGAACAGGATCCCCGCGATGGTGATGCCCCACGACAGCATCAGCACCGGATTGGCCTGCACCACCTGCACGCTGGTGATCATCGCGGTCACGAAATCGATCTCGCGGTCGAGGAGCAGCGGCAGGCTGACCACGGTGATCGAGAACAGGATGCTCGCGAAGACCGCGCCCACCAGAAGCTCGACGACGAGCAGCGTGAGCCCGTGCGCCGTCAGGAAAGACTCGAACGAGCTCGAGATGTTCACGATGGGCTGCATCCCCATGAAGAGGGCGAAGACCATGTGGGACAGGAAGTTCCAGAACAGGAAGAAGATCACCACGATCGCCGCCATGGACGGGATCTGGCGATCCTTCTGGCTGAGGATCACGCCGAGCACCTCCCCCCAGTGCAGCGGCAGGCCCAGTTCCAGCCGGCGGCTGACCTCGTAGAGGCCGCAGGCGATGAAGGGGCCGAGGATGGGAAAGCCCGCAGCAGCGGGCAAGATCCACCAGAGATTTCCGCTCGTGGTGAGCGCATAGAGAATGATCCAGCCAAAGATCACATAGGTGGCGGCAAAGAACAAACCGAAGGCCGGGGCGCGTCTGAAGTCACGCATTCCGGCAAATAGCACAAGCCGCAGGTCTTCCGGGGTGAGCAAGCGCACCTCCGGAACGGCCTCGGCCGATTCCAGGTAGCTTTGCGACATTCCGAGACTCCTCCTTCTCGTAGGAGAGAGCCTAAGCGCAGGTGCCGTGCAGCACCAAGATGATTCTGCACCTCAGCTTTTGGTCGCGCTGCCCTCGGAAAAAGGGCGGAGGCGCAGCGCGCGGGCCGCTGCAGGACCGCCGCGGGTTGGAGGCAGGCGCGAAACGGATGGCTGCACCCGCCCTCTGCGGGGCCCGGCGCGTGAGCTTCTAGACGTTAAAATGGATTTTCAGCGTAGGGACGCTGCACTGAAGGAAAGCGCAAAGCGGGTGGCTCACTGCTCCGCCTGCCCCTTTCGCGGGCACTGCAACGGCCTGCCGCCGCGCGGGCGACAGCCCTGCGCCGCCGGTGCAGCCGCGCCGCGCGAGGCTTACTCTTCGGCGTTGGCTTCCGCGCGGCTCTTGCCGGCCACATCCTGCGCGAGCGTCGCCTGCATGAACCGGTCCAGATCGCCGTCGAGCACGCCCTGCGTGTCCGAGGTCTCGACGCCCGTCCGCAGGTCCTTCACCATCTGATAGGGCTGAAGGACATAGGAGCGGATCTGGTTGCCCCAGCCCGCCTCGCCCTTGGCCTCGTGCTGGGCGTTGATCGCGGCGTTCCGCTTGTCGAGCTCGAGTTGGTAGAGCCGGGCCTTCAGCGCGTTCATCGCCGCCTCGCGGTTCTGGTGCTGCGACTTCATCGAGGAGGTCACGACGATATTGGTGGGAAGGTGGGTGATCCGCACCGCCGAGTCGGTGGTGTTGACGTGCTGTCCGCCCGCACCGGACGAGCGATAGGTGTCGATGCGGATGTCGTTCGCAGGGATCTCGATCTCGATATTGTCGTCCACCACCGGATAGACCCAGACCGACGAGAAGGAGGTGTGCCGCCGCGCCGCCGAGTCGTAGGGCGAGATCCGCACCAGCCGGTGAACGCCGCTCTCCGACTTCAGCCAGCCATAGGCGTTCGGCCCCGAGATCTTGTAGGCAGCCGACTTGATGCCCGCCTCCTCGCCCGCCGATTCCGACTGCAGCTCGACCTTGTAGCCCTTGCGTTCGGCCCAGCGGACATACATCCGCGCCAGCATCGAGGCCCAGTCGCAGCTCTCGGTGCCGCCCGCGCCCGCATTGATCTCGAGGAACGTGTCGTTGCCGTCCGCCTCGCCGTCGAGCAGCGCCTCGAGCTCCTTCGCGCGGGCCGTCTCGACCAACGCGCGGATCGACGCCTCGGCCTCGGTCACGATCTCCTCGTCGCCCTCGGCCTCGCCGAGCTCGATCAGCTCGACATTGTCGCGCAGCCCGGTGTCGATCAGCCTGTAGGTCGAGAGCTGGTCCATGAGCTGCTGGCGCTCGCGCATCAGCTTCTGCGCGCGGGCCGGATCGTTCCACAGGTTGCCGTCCTCGATCATCGCGTCGAATTCCTCGAGCCGGTGCGGCGCGGTCTCGAGATCCATGCGCTGGCCGAGCAGCGCGAGCGAGCGCCGGATGGCCTCGACTTGGTTCTGGGTCTCGGTGCGCATGGGCGAAGGTCCTCGAACGGTTCAGGCGGGGATCGGTTCAGGCGGGGGTGATAGCGCGAAGGCGCGGACCGGGCAAGGCCGGGCCGCGCCTGCGACAGGACGGCCGCGTCAGTAGAGACCGCCGGAACTGAGCGTGCCGAAATCGGCCTTCTTGGGAATGACCTTCCGCTCGCCCGTGGCAGTGGTGACGGTCGCGCCCTGCTCGGTCTCCTCCTCGCCATAAGCAAACAGCGGCAGGTTCGATCCCATGGCAAAGCCGCCGTCGACCCAGGCGCCCATGCCGAAGACCGGATCCTCGCCCTGACGGAAATACTCGGCCACCACATTGTCGCCCGTCGCATCGTCGGGCAGGCGCGCGCCGGTGAACCGGTCGATCTTCATGAAATAGCCGCCCGGGGGCACGCGGAACTCGGAGCCGCCGTATTTCTTCACGGCCTTCGTCATGAAGCTCTGGAACACCGGGCCGCAGAAGCCGCCGCCCGAGGCCGAGCCCATCGAGCGCGGCTGGTCGTAACCGATGTAGCAGCCCGCGACGATGTTCGAGGTATAGCCGATGAACCAGACGTCCTTGGCGTCGTTCGTGGTGCCGGTCTTGCCCGCCACCGGCACCGGCAGGTTGATCCCCCGCCCCGTGCCGCGCTTGATCACGCCCTCCATCATCGAGGTGAGCTGATAGGCGGTGATCGCATCCATCACCCGTTCGCGCTTCGAGGTGATGTGCGGCGCGCGACCCTCGGGCAGCAGCGGCTGGGCGCAGTCGTCGCAGATCCGCTGATCGTGCCGATAGATCGTGCGACCGAAGCGGTCCTGCACCCGGTCGACCAGAGTGGGCTGCACCCGCTCGCCGCCGTTGGCGAACATGGCGTAGGCGGCCACCATCTTGAAGAGCGTCGTCTCCTCTGCGCCGAGCGCATTGGCGAGGAACTGCCCCATCCGGTCGTAGACGCCGAAGCGCTCCGCATAGGAGGCCACGGTGTCCATGCCGATCTCCTGCGCGATCCGCACCGTCATCAGGTTCCGCGACTGCTCGACCCCGGTGCGCAGCGGCGTGGGCCCGTAATATTTCCCGGACGCGTTCTTCGGCGTCCAGAGCCCCTGCGCCGTCTGCACCTCGATGGGCGCGTCGATCACGATGGTCGCCGGCGTGAAGCCGGAATCGAGGGCCGCCGCATAGACGAAGGGCTTGAAGCTCGACCCCGGCTGGCGCGTGGCCTGGGTGGCGCGGTTGAAGACCGAATACTGGTAGGAGAAGCCGCCCTGCATGGCGAGCACCCGGCCCGAATTCACGTCCATCGCCATGAAGGCGCCCTGCACTTCGGGCACCTGGCGCAGCGACCAGCGGCGGAAGCTGCCGTCCTCGCCCGTCACCTCGCGCACCAGCACCACGTCGCCCACCGCGAGAAGATCGCCCGCCCTGCGCGCCTTGGGCCCGAGCTTGCCGTCGGCCTGCCGCTTGCGCGCCCAGGTCACATCCTCGGCCGGGATGTAATGGCCGTCCTCGTCCTCCTCGACGCCCTCGATCCCGATGCGGGCCGCGCTGTCGCCCACCTCGAGCACCACCGCCGGATGCCAGCCCGGCACGTCGCGCGGCACCCGGGCCGCCGCCAGCGCCGCCCGCCAGTCGGCCTCCGAACCGAGTTTGTCTGCGGGCAGCGTCTGCCGCGTTCCCCGCCAGATGCCGAGGTTGCGGTCGTATTTCTCGAGCCCCACGCGCAGGGCGGCCGCCGCCTCCTCCTGCAGCTCCCGGTCGATGGTGGCGCGGATCGTGAGGCCGCCGCCGAAGAATTCCTGCTCGCCGAACTCGGAGGAGAGCTGGCGGCGGATCTCGTCGGTGAAATAGTCGCGCGGCGGCAGCGCCTCGCGGAAGGCCGGATAATCGCCGTTCTGCACCGAGCGCAGCGGCTCGTTCAGCGACGAGGTCAGCGTGGCCTCGTCGATATAGCCGTTCTCGAACATCTCGCGCAGCACATAGTTGCGCCGCTGGGTCAGCCGCTCCTTCGCCCGCACCGGGTGATACTGGCTCGGCGCCTGCGGCATCGAGGCGAGCGTTGCGGCCTCGGCCGGGGTCAGCTGCGACAGCGTCTTGTTGAAATAGGTCTGCGCCGCCGCCGCCACGCCATAGCTGTTCTGCCCGAGGAAGATCTCGTTCAGATAGAGTTCGAGGATCTTGTCCTTGGGCAGCGTCTCCTCGATCCGGGTGGCGAGGATGATCTCCTTGATCTTCCGCTCGCCCGTCCGGTCGCCCGACAGGAGGAAGTTCTTCATCACCTGCTGGGTGATGGTCGAGGCGCCGCGCACCGTCTTGCCGCGCGAGCGCACCGCCTCGAAGGCCGCCACGGCGATGCCGCGGGCATCGTAGCCGTGGTGGGTGTAGAAGTTCTTGTCCTCGGCCGAGATGAAGGCGTTCTTCACCAGGTCGGGGATCTCCTCGATCGGCGCGAAGATCCGCCGCTCCTGTGCGAATTCGTCGATGATCCGCCCCTCGCCCGAATAGATCCGGCTGATCGTCGGCGGCGTATATTGGGCGAGGCTCTCATGGCTCGGCAGGTCGCGCGAATACATCCAGAACACCGCCCCGATCGTGAGGGCGAGCGCAAGCAGCCCCAGCGTGATCGCGGTGAAGATGGCCCCGAAGACCGAGCCTACGAACCTCAACAATGGCGGTGCCCCCTCTGGTTGGCGGCCCTTATACATGCGGGCGGCCGGAAGAGCAAAACATGCCCAACCCCCGCGCTTCGCGATTTCGCGATCAGCGCCGCAGCATGTCCTTCAGCGCCGCATCCTCGCGCGCCCAGACCTTCAGACCTTCCACGAGGGCGATCACCATCCGCGCCCGCCAGCCCGGATCGCGCAGCCGCGCGAGGTCGGCATCGCTCGACATGAAGCCCGTCTCGACGAGAATCGACGGCATGTCCGGCGACTTCAGCACCGAGAATCCCGCGGCCTGCCGGGGATGGCGGTGCATGGCGATCTGCCGCCGTTTGATGGCCGCTTCCAGCGCCAGTGCCAGCCGCTCGTTCCGCGGCCCCGTCTCGGTGCGCGCCAGATCCATCAGCACGCCCGCCACCAGATCGTCGTGGCCGGTGAGGTCGATCCCCGCCAGCAGATCGTCCCGGTCGTGCCGCTCGGCCAGGGCCGCCGCCGCCGCATCCGACGCCTCCTCGGCCAGCGTATAGAGCGTGGCCCCCACTGCCTCGCCTTCCGCGATGGCATCGGCATGCAGCGAGACGAACACCTGCCCCCCCGCCTCGCGCGCCAGCGTGATCCGGTCCTCGAGCGGCACGAACACATCCTCCGCCCGCGTCACCGCCACGCGGAAGGTGCCGTCCCGCACCAGCGCCTCCTTCAGCTCGCGCGAGAGCGTGAGCATCAGGCTCGCCTCGCTCACCCCGCCCCGCTCGGCTCCCGGGTCGATGCCGCCATGGCCCGGATCGAGCACCACCGTCAGCGGCCCCGCCCCCTGCACCGGCCGCGGCAGGTCGGCGGCCTTCGGCAACGCCCAGCCCGGCGGCTCGGGCGCCGCGGCCCGGGCCGCGAATTCCGCCTCATCCGCCTTGCGCAGCCGGATCGCGATCCGCGCCCCGTCGGAGGTCCGCATGTCCGCGCTCTCGACCACCATCGGCCGGGCCAGCTCCAGCACCAGCCGCGACCAGCCCAGGCGGAAGCTGCCCGCCCGCACCGCCGTCACCCGGTCGGTGTCCCGCGCCAGATCCTCGACCGGGCCGAACTCGACCTCGCGGAAATCCATCACCAGCCGCGGCGGCCCGTCCATCACCCGCACCCGCCAGGGCACCGGCTGGCTCAACTGCAGCTCGACCGAGACCCCGCTCCAGCCGCGCGCCCCGATCGAGGATCCGTCGGGCATGAGCCGCGCGAGCCCGCTCAGCTCCTGCGCCGCAGCCCCTGACAGCGCGAGCAACGCCGCAAGAAGACCCGCCGCGACCGACCTGAGCGCCCCCCCGCTCCTCCGCCTCAGCCCCTCCATCCGCGCCCTTTCATTCTGGCCCAAATATCCCCGCCGGAGGCTCCGCCGTCAGCGCCGGCGCGCCGCCATGAAGGCCTCGAGCCGCGCCAGCCCCTCGACGATATCCTCAGTGGCCCGCGCATAGGAGAAGCGCAGCGTCCGCCCGCCCCGCAGGGGATCGAAATCGAGCCCCGGCGTCACCGCCACCCCCGCCTCCTCGAGGATCTCCGCCGCGAAGGCGAGGCTGTCGGAGGTCAGGTCCGAGACATCCGCATAGACATAGAAGGCCCCGTCCGGCGGCGCAAAGCGCGTGAATCCCGCCTTCGGCAGCCCCTCCAGCATCAGCCGCCGGTTCTCGGCATAGACCGCGCGGTTCGCCTCCAGCTCCTGCGTGCAGTCGAGGGCGGCCAGCGCCGCGATCTGGCTCGCATGGGGCGGGCAGATGAACATGTTCTGCGCCAGCCGTTCGACGCGCCGCACATGGTCCTCGGGCACCACGAGCCAGCCGAGCCGCCAGCCGGTCATCGAGAAATATTTCGAGAAGGAGTTGATCACATAGACATCGTCGGTGATCTCCAGCGCCGAGACGGATCTCGTGCCATAATCCAGCCCGTGATAGATCTCGTCCGAGATGAAGGCCATGTCGCGCGCCTGCGCATGGGCGATCAGCGCGTCCAGCGCCTCCTTCGAAAGCATCGTCCCCGACGGATTGCCCGGCGAGGCCACGATGAGCCCCGCCAGATCCTCCACCCCCTCCAGATCCGCGGGCACCGGCTGCAGCCGGTTCCGGGCCTCCGTGGGGATCCCCACCGGCTCGAGCGAGAGCGCGCGCAGGATCTGGCGATAGCTCGGATAGCCGGGCTCGCCGAGCGCCACCCGCTCGCCCGCCTCGAAGAGCGCGGTGAAGGCCAGAAGGAAGGCCGAGGAGGAGCCGGCCGTCACCACCACCCGCCCCGGATCGAGCTCGACGCCGTACCAGCGCCGGTAGAGATCGGCGATCCCCTGCCGCAGTTCCGGCAGGCCGAGCGCCACCGTATAGCCGAGCGGCCCCTCC contains:
- a CDS encoding M23 family metallopeptidase, with the protein product MLTRLHYRIHTSLERILPERRLFLKSDSDTRFIRLRPVTQLAALAGGTLLVSWTILATSIVLMDSVTAGGTRDQTQRQQALYESRLNALSADRDRRADEAVRAQERFNLALAEVSKMQTALLATEDRRKELETGIEVLQDTLIRTIKERDDAREESERVTVALAEQTGSARTDGSRMADAEATLDQLSSTLAATARQRDDMANAVLLAKEETEEVLQEKAELQARNDLIFGRLEEAVTVSMEPLDKMFRAAGLSTDSLLKQVRRGYSGQGGPLSKLTVSTMGGGDLTPEERRANEILNGLDRMNLYRLAATKAPFSMPVKTAFRYTSGFGGRNDPFGRGNRRHEGIDMAGASGSPIYSTADGVVIQAGTASGYGKVIKIRHEFGIQTVYGHLSRIRVEKGQRVSRGDRIGDMGSTGRSTGTHLHYEVRVDGSPVNPMTFIKAAKDVF
- a CDS encoding bactofilin family protein — protein: MFSKSRINEPGPKQGEAERPKNQEAPVQKPSTDFAPGAPKPKPSASVLSSDLTVVGNLRTTGDIQVEGTVEGDIRAHLLTVGESATIRGEIVADDIVVNGRVIGRVRGLKVRLTSTARVEGDIIHKTIAIESGAHFEGSVQRQEDPLQSGKGGASAAPQAAPAPQATKPADL
- a CDS encoding DUF2189 domain-containing protein; this encodes MSQSYLESAEAVPEVRLLTPEDLRLVLFAGMRDFRRAPAFGLFFAATYVIFGWIILYALTTSGNLWWILPAAAGFPILGPFIACGLYEVSRRLELGLPLHWGEVLGVILSQKDRQIPSMAAIVVIFFLFWNFLSHMVFALFMGMQPIVNISSSFESFLTAHGLTLLVVELLVGAVFASILFSITVVSLPLLLDREIDFVTAMITSVQVVQANPVLMLSWGITIAGILFFAMLPGFLGLLIALPVLGHATWHLYRLALD
- the prfB gene encoding peptide chain release factor 2, giving the protein MRTETQNQVEAIRRSLALLGQRMDLETAPHRLEEFDAMIEDGNLWNDPARAQKLMRERQQLMDQLSTYRLIDTGLRDNVELIELGEAEGDEEIVTEAEASIRALVETARAKELEALLDGEADGNDTFLEINAGAGGTESCDWASMLARMYVRWAERKGYKVELQSESAGEEAGIKSAAYKISGPNAYGWLKSESGVHRLVRISPYDSAARRHTSFSSVWVYPVVDDNIEIEIPANDIRIDTYRSSGAGGQHVNTTDSAVRITHLPTNIVVTSSMKSQHQNREAAMNALKARLYQLELDKRNAAINAQHEAKGEAGWGNQIRSYVLQPYQMVKDLRTGVETSDTQGVLDGDLDRFMQATLAQDVAGKSRAEANAEE
- a CDS encoding penicillin-binding protein 1A; the encoded protein is MLRFVGSVFGAIFTAITLGLLALALTIGAVFWMYSRDLPSHESLAQYTPPTISRIYSGEGRIIDEFAQERRIFAPIEEIPDLVKNAFISAEDKNFYTHHGYDARGIAVAAFEAVRSRGKTVRGASTITQQVMKNFLLSGDRTGERKIKEIILATRIEETLPKDKILELYLNEIFLGQNSYGVAAAAQTYFNKTLSQLTPAEAATLASMPQAPSQYHPVRAKERLTQRRNYVLREMFENGYIDEATLTSSLNEPLRSVQNGDYPAFREALPPRDYFTDEIRRQLSSEFGEQEFFGGGLTIRATIDRELQEEAAAALRVGLEKYDRNLGIWRGTRQTLPADKLGSEADWRAALAAARVPRDVPGWHPAVVLEVGDSAARIGIEGVEEDEDGHYIPAEDVTWARKRQADGKLGPKARRAGDLLAVGDVVLVREVTGEDGSFRRWSLRQVPEVQGAFMAMDVNSGRVLAMQGGFSYQYSVFNRATQATRQPGSSFKPFVYAAALDSGFTPATIVIDAPIEVQTAQGLWTPKNASGKYYGPTPLRTGVEQSRNLMTVRIAQEIGMDTVASYAERFGVYDRMGQFLANALGAEETTLFKMVAAYAMFANGGERVQPTLVDRVQDRFGRTIYRHDQRICDDCAQPLLPEGRAPHITSKRERVMDAITAYQLTSMMEGVIKRGTGRGINLPVPVAGKTGTTNDAKDVWFIGYTSNIVAGCYIGYDQPRSMGSASGGGFCGPVFQSFMTKAVKKYGGSEFRVPPGGYFMKIDRFTGARLPDDATGDNVVAEYFRQGEDPVFGMGAWVDGGFAMGSNLPLFAYGEEETEQGATVTTATGERKVIPKKADFGTLSSGGLY
- a CDS encoding N-acetylmuramoyl-L-alanine amidase — translated: MEGLRRRSGGALRSVAAGLLAALLALSGAAAQELSGLARLMPDGSSIGARGWSGVSVELQLSQPVPWRVRVMDGPPRLVMDFREVEFGPVEDLARDTDRVTAVRAGSFRLGWSRLVLELARPMVVESADMRTSDGARIAIRLRKADEAEFAARAAAPEPPGWALPKAADLPRPVQGAGPLTVVLDPGHGGIDPGAERGGVSEASLMLTLSRELKEALVRDGTFRVAVTRAEDVFVPLEDRITLAREAGGQVFVSLHADAIAEGEAVGATLYTLAEEASDAAAAALAERHDRDDLLAGIDLTGHDDLVAGVLMDLARTETGPRNERLALALEAAIKRRQIAMHRHPRQAAGFSVLKSPDMPSILVETGFMSSDADLARLRDPGWRARMVIALVEGLKVWAREDAALKDMLRR
- a CDS encoding pyridoxal phosphate-dependent aminotransferase, which gives rise to MRVSRRGAVDPFIVMDVMEQARRLEATGRAIVHMEVGQPGTPAPAGARAALARAMEEGPLGYTVALGLPELRQGIADLYRRWYGVELDPGRVVVTAGSSSAFLLAFTALFEAGERVALGEPGYPSYRQILRALSLEPVGIPTEARNRLQPVPADLEGVEDLAGLIVASPGNPSGTMLSKEALDALIAHAQARDMAFISDEIYHGLDYGTRSVSALEITDDVYVINSFSKYFSMTGWRLGWLVVPEDHVRRVERLAQNMFICPPHASQIAALAALDCTQELEANRAVYAENRRLMLEGLPKAGFTRFAPPDGAFYVYADVSDLTSDSLAFAAEILEEAGVAVTPGLDFDPLRGGRTLRFSYARATEDIVEGLARLEAFMAARRR